Proteins from a single region of Geothrix sp. PMB-07:
- a CDS encoding site-specific integrase, with protein MNEPVRLPQVPKSYRCGPVTMIPRGGRWHFRYQLGNERKLRTTREPLKNRARAEQVALDAYDAAKLRARGEEPEPRLHQAVDLWIRANALAKSRSHIENIETFGRKHLNHLADLRLTQLTTAQVEDARRIFMETHAASSANQWLTYLRLICHWAIRRKMIRAMPFDVAELKVKRVRKPLLPKEKVSVWLAEVDALTEHEPSLGLVLRLEIGLGLRGSEARQARWEWLDIERRTYTPGDTKGGEAWARPVPEWLLAELQRIAKPLGWMVPGLAGTPVSLSRVQRIIDAACKAIGIPRFTAHRLRATYATWLADEGVPLHTIKNALGHKDIRTTEGYLQVDMRGVAEAQKRIAIKTGMSGIKSGNPTRTHRD; from the coding sequence CTATCGCTGTGGGCCTGTGACAATGATTCCGCGTGGTGGCCGTTGGCATTTTCGTTACCAGCTCGGGAACGAGCGGAAGCTGCGCACGACGCGGGAACCATTGAAGAATAGGGCCAGGGCAGAGCAAGTTGCATTGGACGCCTACGATGCAGCGAAATTGCGTGCGAGAGGCGAAGAACCAGAACCACGATTACACCAGGCCGTGGACCTTTGGATCCGAGCCAATGCCCTGGCCAAGAGCCGAAGTCACATCGAGAACATCGAGACCTTTGGAAGGAAACACCTCAACCACCTGGCTGACCTCCGGCTGACCCAGCTCACCACAGCCCAGGTTGAGGATGCCCGACGCATCTTCATGGAGACGCACGCCGCATCGAGCGCAAATCAGTGGCTGACCTACCTTCGCCTGATTTGTCATTGGGCAATCCGCCGCAAGATGATTCGTGCGATGCCCTTCGATGTGGCGGAATTGAAGGTCAAAAGGGTCAGGAAACCTCTGCTTCCCAAGGAGAAGGTTTCTGTTTGGCTGGCGGAAGTGGACGCTCTCACGGAACACGAACCAAGTCTGGGCCTAGTTCTACGTCTTGAGATTGGCCTGGGATTGCGGGGAAGTGAGGCGCGCCAGGCGCGTTGGGAGTGGCTAGATATCGAGCGCAGGACATACACCCCTGGGGATACCAAGGGCGGGGAGGCGTGGGCACGGCCGGTTCCCGAATGGTTGCTGGCAGAACTGCAGCGCATCGCCAAGCCACTCGGATGGATGGTGCCTGGATTGGCCGGTACACCCGTCAGCCTCTCGAGAGTGCAACGGATCATCGATGCCGCCTGCAAGGCAATTGGTATCCCCAGGTTCACAGCTCACAGGCTGCGTGCGACCTATGCCACCTGGTTGGCCGATGAGGGAGTACCACTTCACACCATCAAGAACGCCTTAGGGCACAAGGATATAAGGACGACAGAGGGCTACCTGCAGGTGGATATGCGAGGGGTTGCCGAGGCCCAGAAACGCATTGCCATCAAGACCGGCATGTCCGGGATCAAAAGTGGCAACCCAACCCGTACACATCGAGACTGA